One Rhodococcus sp. P1Y DNA window includes the following coding sequences:
- the ligD gene encoding non-homologous end-joining DNA ligase, whose translation MASSSPSIELPVGDRVVRISNPDRVYFPESGATKLDLVNYYLSVGDGIVRALRERPCMMHRFPKGLAGDKVHQKRVPNGAPPWLETVQVTFPRYNRTADELCVTELAHVAWAVQMSTVEFHPWNSRRADVEMPDEWRIDLDPMPDCPFDRVRRVAGVVQEVLEDLGAVGWPKTSGGHGLHIYVRIAPDHGFKDVRRAALAFAREVERRAPEDVTTTWWRKDRDPTKLFVDYNQNARDHTIASAYSVRGNQEATVSTPISWDEVAAVEPRDFTIFTVPKRFAELGDLHAGIDDAVFSIDPLLEWAERDEREGLKEPEE comes from the coding sequence ATGGCCAGTAGCTCTCCGTCGATCGAGTTACCGGTCGGTGACCGCGTAGTCCGCATCTCCAATCCCGATCGGGTGTATTTCCCCGAGAGCGGTGCCACCAAGCTGGATCTGGTGAACTACTACCTGAGTGTCGGCGACGGTATCGTGCGCGCGCTGCGGGAGCGTCCGTGCATGATGCACCGTTTCCCCAAGGGCCTCGCCGGCGACAAGGTGCACCAGAAGCGAGTACCGAACGGAGCGCCGCCGTGGCTCGAGACCGTGCAGGTGACGTTTCCGCGTTACAACCGCACCGCCGACGAGCTGTGCGTGACGGAGTTGGCGCACGTGGCCTGGGCCGTGCAGATGTCCACCGTCGAATTCCATCCGTGGAACAGTCGCCGCGCCGACGTGGAGATGCCCGACGAGTGGCGCATCGACCTCGACCCGATGCCAGACTGCCCGTTCGATCGAGTTCGGCGTGTAGCCGGTGTCGTGCAGGAGGTTCTCGAGGACCTGGGCGCTGTCGGTTGGCCGAAAACCTCCGGTGGACACGGTCTTCACATCTACGTGCGTATCGCTCCGGATCACGGGTTCAAGGATGTCCGCCGCGCCGCTCTGGCGTTCGCGCGCGAGGTGGAACGGCGTGCGCCAGAGGACGTGACCACAACCTGGTGGCGTAAGGACCGTGATCCGACAAAGCTGTTCGTCGACTACAACCAGAACGCGCGCGACCACACCATCGCCAGCGCCTATTCGGTGCGGGGAAATCAGGAAGCGACAGTGTCGACACCGATCTCGTGGGACGAGGTGGCCGCCGTCGAACCGCGGGACTTCACCATCTTCACGGTGCCGAAGCGGTTCGCCGAACTCGGGGATCTGCATGCGGGGATCGACGACGCTGTCTTCTCGATCGATCCGTTGCTCGAATGGGCCGAGCGCGACGAGCGTGAAGGGTTGAAGGAACCGGAAGAGTGA
- a CDS encoding putative quinol monooxygenase, translating to MIFITAKFKVKPEHADNWPEISRDFTEACQAEEGCLWYFWSRTLDDPTEYVLVEAFKDPDAGATHVNSDHFKKAQKELPPYLQETPKIISQEVDGTDWNELGELAVD from the coding sequence TTGATCTTCATCACCGCCAAGTTCAAGGTCAAGCCCGAGCACGCCGACAACTGGCCCGAGATCTCCCGCGATTTCACCGAAGCATGCCAAGCCGAAGAAGGATGCCTCTGGTATTTCTGGTCGCGCACTCTCGACGACCCCACCGAATACGTCCTGGTGGAGGCGTTCAAGGATCCCGATGCCGGTGCGACGCACGTGAACTCGGATCACTTCAAGAAGGCCCAGAAGGAACTCCCGCCGTACCTGCAGGAGACCCCGAAGATCATCAGCCAAGAGGTCGACGGCACCGACTGGAACGAGCTGGGCGAGCTCGCGGTCGACTAG
- the aspA gene encoding aspartate ammonia-lyase: protein MVATRVEKDLLGEREVPADAYWGIHTLRALENFPITGRPISTNAHLIRGLAAVKWAAAAANEELGILDATRSEAIRQACQEILDGQLHDQFVVDVIQGGAGTSTNMNANEVIANRALEILGYSHGDYSHLHPNEHVNASQSTNDVYPTAVNVATIFAAHELIDAMKFLRDAFRRKATEFATVVKMGRTQLQDAVPMTLGQEFGTYAIMIDEDCSRLEEAALLVHEINLGATAIGTGLNAPVGYTASACEHLRRKTGLPLVTATDLIEATQDVGQFVHLSGVLKRIAVKLSKICNDLRLLSSGPRAGLNEINLPAMQAGSSIMPGKVNPVIPEVLNQVAYEVIGHDVTITMAAEAGQLQLNAFEPIIVKSLSEGMAHLGAACRTVASRCVDGITANVDLLRERVENSIGLVTALSPYLGYVESTAIAQEALLTGRNVVDLVLEKKLLARDELDRLLSPQHLANLRVTPTEHADAPETSTR, encoded by the coding sequence GTGGTCGCCACACGTGTCGAGAAGGACCTTCTCGGCGAGCGCGAAGTACCAGCCGACGCGTACTGGGGCATCCACACCCTGCGCGCACTGGAGAATTTTCCCATCACGGGCAGGCCGATCTCGACCAACGCTCATCTGATCCGCGGTCTGGCCGCGGTCAAGTGGGCGGCCGCCGCAGCCAACGAGGAGCTCGGCATTCTCGACGCCACCCGTAGTGAGGCGATCCGTCAAGCGTGCCAGGAAATTCTCGACGGTCAGTTGCACGACCAGTTCGTCGTCGATGTCATTCAGGGCGGGGCTGGTACGTCGACCAACATGAACGCGAACGAGGTGATCGCGAACCGTGCGCTCGAGATCCTCGGCTACAGCCATGGCGATTACAGTCACCTGCACCCCAACGAGCACGTCAATGCGAGCCAGTCGACGAACGATGTCTACCCGACGGCCGTCAACGTCGCGACAATCTTCGCAGCACACGAACTCATCGACGCGATGAAGTTCCTGCGCGACGCGTTCCGCCGCAAGGCAACCGAGTTCGCGACCGTCGTGAAGATGGGCCGCACGCAGTTGCAAGACGCTGTGCCCATGACTCTCGGTCAGGAGTTCGGCACCTACGCAATCATGATCGACGAGGACTGCTCGCGACTCGAAGAGGCAGCACTGCTCGTACATGAAATCAACCTCGGCGCAACGGCAATCGGTACCGGCCTGAATGCACCCGTGGGCTACACGGCCTCAGCGTGTGAGCACCTGCGTCGCAAGACCGGGCTTCCTCTCGTCACGGCAACGGATCTGATCGAAGCGACGCAGGACGTCGGCCAGTTCGTACATCTTTCCGGGGTTCTCAAGCGCATTGCGGTCAAACTGTCCAAGATATGCAATGATCTCAGATTGCTGTCCTCAGGCCCACGCGCAGGATTGAACGAGATCAATCTTCCTGCGATGCAGGCAGGTTCGTCGATCATGCCGGGCAAGGTGAACCCGGTCATTCCCGAGGTTCTGAACCAGGTGGCGTACGAGGTCATCGGACACGACGTGACCATCACCATGGCTGCAGAGGCCGGTCAGCTGCAGCTGAACGCGTTCGAACCGATCATCGTCAAGTCGCTCTCGGAGGGCATGGCGCACCTCGGCGCCGCGTGCCGCACGGTTGCCAGCCGATGCGTCGACGGGATCACAGCCAACGTCGACCTCCTCCGCGAGCGCGTCGAAAACTCTATCGGTCTGGTGACTGCCCTCAGCCCGTACCTCGGCTACGTCGAATCCACCGCCATTGCGCAGGAAGCGCTGCTCACGGGGCGCAACGTCGTCGATCTCGTACTCGAGAAGAAGCTCCTCGCCCGCGACGAACTCGATCGTCTCCTCAGTCCGCAACATCTCGCGAATTTGCGCGTCACTCCCACCGAGCACGCAGATGCCCCCGAAACTTCGACAAGGTAG
- a CDS encoding FadR/GntR family transcriptional regulator, which translates to MSLSDSWAVRQPTVTRLSAAEAVFEDIRDAIVSGQIAVGDKLPAESALATRHGVSRSVIREALRSCTALGLTETKTGRGTFVVRDRVTGDLDIGNYEARELMEARPHVEIPSAGWAAERRTDDDLAVLEGLTDEMRSEDDHQAWVLLDGQFHTAIARASKNRVFEAIIVDIRGALTRQSETLNLVAHRQQKSNVEHDLIVAGIRSGNYQQAADAMAAHLDAVRGAVESLRR; encoded by the coding sequence ATGAGCCTGTCGGACAGCTGGGCGGTCAGGCAGCCGACCGTGACGAGGTTGAGCGCCGCCGAAGCCGTGTTCGAGGACATCCGCGACGCGATCGTCTCGGGTCAGATCGCCGTCGGCGACAAGCTGCCCGCCGAATCCGCACTCGCCACCCGTCACGGCGTGTCTCGTTCGGTGATCCGCGAAGCTCTTCGGTCGTGCACCGCGCTCGGATTGACCGAAACCAAAACAGGGCGCGGCACATTCGTCGTTCGAGATCGCGTCACCGGTGATCTCGACATCGGCAACTACGAAGCCCGCGAACTGATGGAAGCTCGTCCGCACGTCGAAATTCCCTCGGCCGGATGGGCCGCCGAACGCCGAACCGACGACGACCTTGCGGTTCTAGAAGGCCTCACCGACGAGATGCGTAGCGAGGACGACCACCAGGCCTGGGTCCTGCTAGACGGACAGTTCCACACAGCCATTGCGCGCGCCAGCAAGAACCGTGTGTTCGAGGCGATCATCGTCGACATCCGAGGCGCACTGACCCGCCAATCGGAGACCCTGAACCTCGTCGCACACCGTCAACAGAAGTCCAACGTCGAGCACGACCTCATCGTCGCGGGTATCCGGTCGGGCAACTACCAACAGGCCGCCGACGCCATGGCCGCTCACCTCGACGCTGTCCGCGGCGCTGTGGAGTCGCTACGCCGCTAG
- a CDS encoding iron-sulfur cluster assembly protein, with the protein MTTATTTRKDEAYAALGVVLDPELDEPITDLGFVRSLEVDEGTVHLHLRLPTSFCSPNFAYLMSGDAKDVLTALPWTERVHVELDDHHDSDKINAGLAADAGYRGTFGHEAEEDLEELRATFRRKAYVAAMERSLNAWLRANRDATENDLAAVVLGDLPDDRTSTALLRRREALGLRIDPAAPALVDHTGHPHTGDLTMVMRRARATRVSIDGNAHFCRGLLQTRYPGSEEQQVPRVEGAFIPLTTLTTQEHVS; encoded by the coding sequence ATGACGACTGCTACGACGACCAGGAAGGACGAGGCCTACGCCGCCCTCGGCGTCGTCCTGGATCCCGAATTGGACGAGCCCATCACCGATCTCGGCTTCGTCCGATCCCTCGAGGTCGACGAGGGCACCGTCCATCTTCATCTTCGATTGCCGACGTCGTTCTGCTCGCCGAACTTCGCGTACCTCATGTCGGGCGACGCGAAAGACGTGTTGACGGCGTTGCCGTGGACCGAGCGTGTGCACGTCGAACTCGACGATCACCACGACTCGGACAAGATCAACGCCGGTCTCGCCGCCGACGCGGGCTACCGCGGCACTTTCGGACACGAGGCCGAAGAAGATCTGGAGGAACTGCGAGCGACGTTCCGCCGCAAGGCGTATGTGGCGGCGATGGAACGATCGTTGAACGCGTGGCTGCGAGCGAACCGCGACGCCACCGAGAACGATCTGGCCGCAGTGGTTCTCGGAGATCTACCGGACGATCGCACCTCGACCGCGCTGCTCCGTCGGCGTGAGGCACTCGGGCTGAGGATCGATCCGGCGGCTCCGGCTCTCGTCGATCACACCGGTCACCCACACACCGGAGACCTGACGATGGTGATGCGGCGAGCCCGCGCCACCCGCGTCTCGATCGACGGCAACGCGCACTTCTGCCGTGGATTGCTGCAGACCCGCTACCCGGGGTCGGAGGAGCAGCAAGTTCCTCGCGTGGAAGGCGCGTTCATTCCACTCACCACACTTACTACACAGGAGCATGTTTCATGA
- a CDS encoding helix-turn-helix domain-containing protein, whose product MAESEGLARARLHAEPLAAVSHRLLASWHRSQRYGVSLDEVAPVFSGTYDGESLFYRCGREVLDGLRDTLANEPVSMMLTDADGLVLDRVSADRELLAALDRVHLAPGFSYAEDQTGTNGLALALADRVPAVVRADEHYSLSLAGYTCAAAPVLDPLTGRVEGCVNLTTWSRSSSDLLLALAQSAAGNTSAMMLARSQGQQPRPAPRGEVFRVETAHSGAGSSIVDDLSPAWRSAFGTARSALADHGSVLMVGEAGSGRATVLARALRATRPRGRILSAGAPAARDAEAWLDLWTPELPKPDTAVVIRDVDRLPARAADTLAELLRRAGAGVPVTVTASNYDDVPHALAGLLRTVVELPALRHRPDDIAPLALHLAGRVRGRAVTLTGAAERALREYAWRGNVAEVATVMHHAAVRADVIGVEHLPPEVLSRTTHRLTRIETFERDEMIRVLTRPGITMSEAAEELGMSRATIYRKRDRYGITLRS is encoded by the coding sequence ATGGCTGAATCGGAGGGCCTCGCGCGAGCCCGACTCCACGCGGAGCCCCTCGCTGCCGTCTCGCACCGACTGCTCGCATCGTGGCACCGCAGTCAGCGGTACGGCGTCTCGCTGGACGAGGTTGCTCCCGTCTTCTCGGGAACCTACGACGGTGAATCCCTGTTCTACCGGTGCGGCCGGGAAGTGCTCGACGGCTTACGCGACACGTTGGCGAACGAGCCGGTGTCGATGATGCTCACCGACGCCGACGGACTCGTGCTGGATCGCGTCAGCGCCGACCGCGAACTACTCGCCGCACTCGATCGCGTCCATCTGGCACCCGGATTCTCGTATGCCGAGGATCAGACGGGGACCAACGGACTCGCGCTGGCGCTGGCAGATCGGGTGCCCGCGGTGGTCCGAGCCGATGAACACTACTCACTGTCCCTGGCCGGGTACACCTGCGCGGCCGCTCCGGTGCTCGATCCACTGACCGGCCGGGTCGAGGGATGCGTCAACCTCACGACATGGTCGCGGTCTTCGTCGGATCTGCTTTTGGCCCTTGCCCAATCGGCGGCCGGGAACACCTCGGCCATGATGCTCGCACGGTCGCAGGGCCAGCAGCCTCGGCCGGCCCCGCGCGGTGAAGTGTTCCGAGTCGAGACAGCGCACAGCGGAGCGGGATCCAGCATCGTCGACGACCTTTCGCCCGCGTGGCGCAGTGCGTTCGGCACCGCGAGATCGGCTCTCGCCGATCATGGTTCGGTACTGATGGTCGGGGAGGCAGGTTCGGGCAGAGCCACCGTGCTGGCCCGCGCACTGCGGGCAACTCGGCCCCGCGGCCGGATCCTCAGTGCCGGTGCACCCGCAGCCCGTGACGCCGAAGCCTGGCTCGACCTGTGGACTCCCGAATTGCCGAAACCCGATACCGCCGTGGTCATTCGTGACGTCGACAGGCTGCCCGCCCGCGCGGCGGATACATTGGCCGAGCTACTGCGCCGCGCGGGAGCAGGCGTGCCGGTGACCGTGACGGCATCGAATTACGACGACGTTCCGCATGCACTCGCGGGATTGCTGCGCACGGTCGTCGAATTGCCCGCACTTCGGCATCGACCCGACGACATCGCGCCGCTCGCGCTGCACCTGGCAGGACGAGTACGTGGCCGGGCCGTCACGCTGACCGGCGCGGCCGAGCGAGCACTGCGTGAATACGCCTGGCGGGGCAACGTGGCGGAAGTAGCGACGGTGATGCATCATGCCGCTGTTCGAGCCGACGTCATCGGCGTCGAACACCTACCGCCGGAGGTGCTCTCGCGCACCACCCATCGACTCACCCGCATCGAGACGTTCGAGCGCGACGAGATGATCCGCGTGCTCACTCGGCCCGGCATCACGATGAGCGAGGCGGCGGAGGAACTGGGTATGAGCCGCGCGACCATCTACCGCAAAAGAGACCGTTACGGCATCACTCTGCGTTCTTGA
- a CDS encoding NAD(P)-dependent alcohol dehydrogenase has translation MRAVQVVGYHKKLEMTEVPIPEVQGPLDVIVKIGGAGVCRTDLHILEGQWAEKSGVTLPYTIGHENAGWVHAVGSAVTNVREGDKVILHPLVTCGLCRACRSGDDVHCETSDFPGIDTNGGYADYLRTNARTVVKIDDSLEPSAVAALADAGLTAYHAAAKAAKRLTPRDKCVVIGAGGLGHIGIQVLEALSPAELIVIDRNADAVKLALTLGADHAVVADGTQFDQVMELTRGFGAEVVLDFVGENGSTAEGLAMTRRAGDYHVIGYGENVDVPTIDLVSAEKNIVGNLVGSYNDLCDLMSLAARGAVNLHTQTYALDYFQSAIDDLDNGRVRGRAILVP, from the coding sequence ATGCGCGCCGTCCAGGTCGTCGGCTATCACAAGAAGCTGGAGATGACCGAGGTTCCGATTCCAGAAGTACAGGGCCCACTCGACGTCATCGTCAAGATCGGTGGGGCCGGCGTATGCCGCACCGATCTGCACATTCTCGAAGGTCAATGGGCCGAAAAGTCGGGCGTCACACTGCCGTACACGATCGGCCACGAGAACGCCGGGTGGGTCCATGCCGTCGGGTCGGCCGTCACCAACGTGCGTGAGGGCGACAAGGTGATCCTGCATCCACTCGTGACGTGTGGACTGTGCCGAGCCTGCCGATCCGGAGACGACGTCCATTGCGAGACCAGCGATTTCCCCGGGATCGACACCAACGGTGGATACGCCGACTACCTGCGGACCAACGCCAGGACAGTTGTGAAGATCGACGATTCGCTCGAGCCGTCCGCGGTCGCCGCGCTGGCCGATGCCGGCCTGACGGCGTACCACGCGGCGGCGAAGGCGGCCAAGCGTCTGACGCCGAGAGACAAGTGCGTCGTCATCGGAGCCGGCGGTCTGGGCCACATCGGTATTCAGGTACTCGAGGCGCTCTCCCCGGCCGAGTTGATCGTCATAGACCGCAATGCCGATGCCGTGAAACTGGCGCTCACCTTGGGGGCCGACCATGCTGTGGTCGCCGACGGCACCCAGTTCGATCAGGTCATGGAACTCACCCGCGGCTTCGGGGCCGAGGTGGTACTCGACTTCGTCGGTGAGAACGGTTCCACCGCAGAAGGATTGGCGATGACCCGACGGGCCGGTGACTATCACGTCATCGGGTACGGCGAGAACGTCGACGTGCCGACCATCGACCTGGTGTCGGCGGAGAAGAACATCGTCGGCAACCTCGTCGGGTCGTACAACGACCTCTGCGATCTGATGTCACTCGCCGCACGCGGTGCCGTCAACCTGCACACGCAGACGTACGCACTGGACTACTTCCAGAGCGCTATCGACGACCTCGACAACGGACGGGTTCGCGGCCGCGCGATTCTCGTACCGTGA
- a CDS encoding amidohydrolase family protein yields the protein MYTKNGENFFIVDAHVALWDARQENQRNIHGKQFIDCFYDYHRNLSPESELWTYDEYLYQGGERLMHDLFEIGYVDHAIFQPAHLGEFYKTGFGQTEEASALAAAHPDKLTYNHHFDPRNGERGLDQLRADAERFGLKGVKLYTAEWHGDSRGYKLDDDWTRRYLEVCREVGIKNIHVHKGPTIRPLDRDAFDVADVDHVATDFTDLNFVVEHCGLPRLEDFCWIATQEPNVYAGLAVAIPFMHTRPKYFGQIMGELLYWLGEDRIFFSSDYALWTPKWLVEGFVDFQIHDSLDEYAPITLEQKKKVLGLNAAKLYDIPVPAELQLPDADETETGPRQPERADLAAV from the coding sequence ATGTACACCAAAAACGGCGAAAACTTCTTCATCGTCGACGCTCACGTCGCCCTGTGGGACGCGCGGCAGGAGAACCAACGCAACATCCACGGCAAACAGTTCATCGACTGCTTCTACGACTATCACCGCAACCTCTCCCCCGAGAGCGAGCTGTGGACGTACGACGAGTACCTCTACCAGGGCGGCGAGCGGTTGATGCACGACCTGTTCGAGATCGGGTACGTCGATCACGCCATCTTCCAGCCGGCGCACCTCGGGGAGTTCTACAAGACCGGGTTCGGGCAGACGGAGGAAGCGTCGGCGCTTGCCGCCGCACACCCGGACAAGTTGACCTACAACCACCACTTCGACCCGCGCAACGGTGAGCGTGGCCTCGACCAGCTGCGCGCCGACGCAGAACGATTCGGGCTGAAGGGCGTCAAGCTGTACACCGCCGAGTGGCACGGCGATTCCCGCGGCTACAAGCTCGATGACGACTGGACGCGCCGCTACCTCGAGGTGTGCCGCGAGGTCGGCATCAAGAACATCCACGTGCACAAGGGGCCGACCATCCGTCCGCTCGATCGCGATGCATTCGACGTCGCGGACGTCGACCACGTGGCCACCGACTTCACCGATCTGAACTTCGTCGTCGAACATTGCGGACTGCCGCGCCTGGAGGACTTCTGCTGGATCGCCACCCAGGAGCCCAACGTGTATGCCGGCCTCGCCGTTGCCATTCCGTTCATGCACACGCGCCCGAAGTACTTCGGTCAGATCATGGGTGAGCTGCTGTACTGGCTGGGCGAGGACCGCATCTTCTTCTCTTCCGACTACGCGCTGTGGACACCCAAGTGGCTGGTCGAAGGGTTCGTCGACTTCCAGATCCACGACTCCCTCGACGAATACGCACCCATCACGCTCGAGCAGAAGAAGAAGGTGCTCGGACTCAACGCCGCCAAGCTGTACGACATCCCGGTACCCGCCGAACTACAGCTGCCCGACGCCGACGAGACCGAGACCGGACCTCGTCAGCCCGAGCGCGCCGATCTCGCGGCGGTGTGA
- a CDS encoding alpha/beta fold hydrolase, with protein MMIRAGVLDVAYDRVGDPSGRSVVLMHGFPYDPRGYDDVAGLLAQSGYDVVVPYLRGFGPTRFVDVNTMRSGEQAAIGHDLRELIIALKLGQPIVAGYDWGGRAACVVAALWPELVSGLVSVSGYLVQDIAAAVSTPVPPHLEKRYWYQYYLHSERGRAGLAAYRAEIAQTLWTDWSPTWRFGDSEFAATAPSFDNPDFVDVSVHSYRHRYGIEAGDAAYAETQELLTRQPAITVPTVVIDPTEDTVASLYGRPDHAAHFTDLIDVRQVECGHNPPQELPGHFADAIVTLGQVVRDRSSI; from the coding sequence ATGATGATTCGCGCAGGGGTGCTGGATGTGGCCTACGACCGCGTCGGTGATCCGTCCGGCCGCTCGGTGGTACTGATGCACGGGTTTCCGTACGACCCGCGCGGTTACGACGACGTCGCCGGGCTTCTCGCCCAGTCCGGTTACGACGTGGTGGTGCCGTACCTACGCGGCTTCGGACCCACCCGATTCGTCGACGTGAACACGATGCGCTCGGGTGAGCAGGCCGCAATCGGTCATGACCTTCGTGAGCTGATCATCGCTCTAAAACTGGGCCAACCGATTGTCGCCGGCTACGACTGGGGTGGGCGAGCTGCGTGCGTCGTCGCCGCGCTGTGGCCGGAACTGGTGTCGGGTCTGGTGAGCGTGTCCGGATACCTCGTACAGGACATCGCGGCGGCGGTGTCCACGCCGGTGCCGCCGCACCTCGAGAAGCGGTACTGGTACCAGTACTACCTGCACTCCGAGCGAGGCCGGGCCGGGCTGGCGGCCTACCGCGCAGAAATCGCCCAGACGCTGTGGACGGACTGGTCGCCGACGTGGAGGTTCGGTGACTCCGAGTTCGCGGCCACCGCGCCCTCGTTCGACAACCCCGACTTCGTGGATGTGTCCGTGCATTCGTACCGGCACCGATACGGCATCGAGGCCGGGGATGCCGCCTATGCAGAAACGCAGGAATTGCTGACACGGCAACCGGCGATCACGGTGCCCACGGTCGTGATCGATCCGACCGAGGACACCGTTGCCTCGTTGTACGGCCGCCCGGACCACGCGGCGCACTTCACCGATCTGATCGACGTTCGTCAGGTCGAGTGCGGCCACAACCCGCCCCAGGAGCTACCCGGGCACTTCGCCGACGCCATCGTGACGCTGGGTCAGGTGGTCCGGGATCGCAGTTCGATCTAG
- a CDS encoding amino acid permease — protein sequence MTVDNQRRSSAEDLGYRKSLKPRQIQMIAIGGAIGTGLFMGAGGRLHDSGPALVLVYALCGFFAFLILRALGELVMHRPSSGSFVSYSREFFGEKMAFAAGWLYWMNWAMTAVVDVTAVALYMNFFKKYWAPLGNVDQWVFALIGLLVVLGLNLVSVKVFGELEFWFALIKVIALVTFLAVGVYYVIFGTPIDGQSPGLSIITDNGGLIPNGLLPAIVVIQGVVFAYASIELVGTAAGETADPEKVIPKAINTVIVRILIFYVGSVLLLSLLLPYTAYHAGESPFVTFFGAIDVQGADAIMNLVVLTAALSSLNAGLYSTGRILHSMAVAGSAPKFAARMNKAGVPYGGIALTALVALAGVGLNAAVPAQAFEIVLNLAALGIISAWAVIILCQLKFWSLSRSGAVTRPKFRMFGAPYTGIATLGFLLAVLVLMAFDKPVGTWTIASILIIAPLLVGGWFMCRSRIRALADNREV from the coding sequence ATGACAGTCGACAATCAACGGAGGTCTTCGGCTGAAGATCTCGGTTACCGAAAGTCTTTGAAGCCCCGACAGATTCAGATGATCGCGATCGGCGGCGCCATCGGAACCGGTCTGTTCATGGGCGCCGGTGGCAGGCTGCACGACTCGGGGCCCGCTTTGGTTCTCGTGTACGCGTTGTGCGGGTTCTTCGCGTTCCTCATCCTTCGTGCTCTCGGCGAGCTCGTCATGCATCGGCCCTCCTCGGGCAGCTTCGTGTCGTACTCACGTGAATTCTTCGGCGAGAAGATGGCCTTCGCTGCCGGCTGGCTCTACTGGATGAACTGGGCGATGACGGCGGTCGTCGACGTCACCGCCGTCGCGCTGTACATGAACTTTTTCAAGAAGTACTGGGCGCCGCTCGGAAACGTGGACCAATGGGTGTTCGCGTTGATCGGATTGCTCGTCGTTCTCGGATTGAACCTGGTGTCGGTGAAGGTGTTCGGCGAGCTGGAGTTCTGGTTCGCGCTCATCAAGGTCATCGCGCTCGTGACGTTCCTCGCGGTCGGCGTGTACTACGTCATCTTCGGAACCCCGATCGACGGACAGTCTCCGGGATTGAGCATCATCACCGACAACGGAGGCCTGATTCCGAACGGACTTCTTCCGGCCATCGTCGTGATCCAGGGCGTCGTGTTCGCCTACGCCTCGATCGAATTGGTCGGCACCGCAGCAGGCGAGACGGCCGACCCGGAAAAGGTAATTCCGAAGGCGATCAACACCGTCATCGTCCGAATTCTGATCTTCTACGTCGGATCGGTTCTGCTGCTCTCGCTTCTGCTTCCGTACACCGCATACCACGCAGGAGAAAGTCCGTTCGTCACGTTCTTCGGAGCGATCGACGTACAGGGTGCCGATGCGATCATGAACCTCGTCGTGCTCACTGCTGCACTGTCTTCGCTCAACGCCGGTCTGTATTCCACCGGACGTATTCTGCATTCGATGGCAGTGGCCGGATCTGCTCCCAAGTTCGCGGCTCGAATGAACAAAGCAGGCGTGCCGTACGGCGGTATCGCGTTGACAGCGTTGGTTGCCCTGGCCGGAGTTGGCCTCAACGCAGCAGTCCCGGCACAGGCCTTCGAGATCGTCTTGAATCTCGCGGCCCTCGGTATCATCAGCGCATGGGCGGTGATCATTCTGTGTCAGCTGAAGTTCTGGTCGCTCTCCCGCTCTGGAGCTGTCACCAGGCCGAAGTTCCGCATGTTCGGCGCGCCCTACACTGGCATCGCGACTCTCGGCTTTCTCCTGGCCGTGCTCGTTCTGATGGCCTTCGACAAACCGGTCGGCACCTGGACCATCGCGTCGATCTTGATCATCGCACCGTTGCTGGTCGGTGGTTGGTTCATGTGCCGCAGCAGGATTCGTGCCTTGGCCGACAATCGAGAGGTGTGA